A region of Diospyros lotus cultivar Yz01 chromosome 3, ASM1463336v1, whole genome shotgun sequence DNA encodes the following proteins:
- the LOC127796457 gene encoding proliferating cell nuclear antigen produces MLELRLVQGSLLKKVLESIKDLVNDANFDCSATGFSLQAMDSSHVALVALLLRAEGFEHYRCDRNISMGMNLGNMAKMLKCAGNDDIITIKADDGSDTVTFMFESPTQDKIADFEMKLMDIDSEHLGIPEAEYHAIVRMPSSEFARICKDLSSIGDTVVISVTKEGVKFSTRGDIGTANVVCRQNTTVDKPEEATVIEMNEPVSLTFALRYLNSFTKATPLSSTVTVSLSSELPVVVEYKIAEMGYIRFYLAPKIEEDEDESKP; encoded by the exons ATGTTGGAGCTGAGGCTGGTGCAGGGTAGCCTGCTGAAGAAGGTTCTAGAGTCCATCAAGGACCTGGTGAACGATGCCAACTTCGATTGCTCCGCCACGGGCTTCTCGCTGCAGGCCATGGACTCCAGCCACGTCGCCCTGGTGGCTCTCCTTCTCCGCGCCGAGGGCTTCGAGCACTACCGCTGCGACCGCAACATTTCCATGGGGATGAACCTCGGAAACATGGCCAAGATGCTCAAGTGCGCTGGTAACGACGATATCATCACCATCAAGGCCGACGATGGTAGCGATACCGTCACCTTCATGTTTGAAAGTCCCA CTCAAGATAAGATTGCTGATTTTGAGATGAAACTAATGGACATTGATAGTGAACATCTTGGAATTCCTGAAGCCGAGTATCATGCTATTGTCCGGATGCCTTCGTCAGAATTTGCTAGGATTTGCAAAGATCTTAGCAGTATTGGTGACACTG TTGTGATCTCAGTGACAAAGGAAGGTGTCAAGTTCTCAACAAGAGGTGATATTGGAACGGCAAATGTTGTTTGCAGGCAGAATACTACTGTAGACAAG CCAGAGGAAGCTACAGTTATTGAGATGAACGAGCCTGTGTCGTTAACATTTGCCCTGAGATACCTGAACTCGTTCACAAAGGCAACCCCGTTGTCAAGCACTGTCACAGTAAGCCTGTCTTCAGAGCTGCCTGTTGTGGTTGAGTACAAGATTGCTGAAATGGGTTATATCAGGTTCTACTTGGCTCCTAAGATagaagaggatgaagatgagaGTAAGCCTTGA